The Henckelia pumila isolate YLH828 chromosome 2, ASM3356847v2, whole genome shotgun sequence genome includes a window with the following:
- the LOC140882225 gene encoding uncharacterized protein, with amino-acid sequence MSGNGIHPYHPQWPPGAAPPTATATAPSPHPHPHSISMDNPAARLSSDEVRTIFITGLPEDVKERELQNLLRWLPGYEASQVNFKGEHPMGFALFATPQHAIAARDALQDMVFDVDTKSVLHTEMAKKNLFVKRGIVADSSVYDQSKRMRTGGDYTHTAYASPSPFHPPPAAVWGPHGYMAPAPPPYDPYAGYAVPPVPMPAPAPVPTASSYLPVQNTKDNPPCNTLFIGNLGENINEEELRVLFGAQPGFKQMKIIRQERHTVCFIEFEDVNSAAHVHHSFQGAVIPSSGSVGMRIQYPYNPFGRRKDSINPGGGPSVNGVQQSLTYQ; translated from the exons ATGTCGGGGAACGGAATCCATCCTTATCATCCCCAATGGCCGCCTGGCGCTGCCCCTCCGACTGCCACCGCCACCGCGCCGTCTCCACATCCGCATCCTCACTCCATTTCTATGGATAACCCCGCCGCCCGCCTCTCCTCTGATGAG GTGCGAACGATATTTATCACTGGTTTGCCTGAAGATGTTAAGGAGAGAGAGCTTCAGAACTTGCTGAGGTGGCTGCCGGGATACGAGGCCTCGCAGGTGAATTTTAAGGGGGAGCATCCTATGGGTTTTGCACTTTTTGCAACTCCTCAACATGCTATTGCTGCTAGGGATGCACTTCAG GATATGGTTTTTGATGTGGACACGAAGTCTGTGTTGCACACTGAGATGGCCAAGAAGAATCTTTTTGTGAAAAGGG GGATAGTTGCTGATTCTAGTGTTTATGACCAAAGCAAACGTATGAGAACTGGCGGTGATTATACACATACTGCCTATGCAAGTCCATCTCCTTTTCACCCTCCCCCAGCGGCAGTTTGGGGACCACATGG GTATATGGCTCCAGCTCCTCCACCTTATGATCCATATGCAGGATATGCTGTTCCTCCCGTGCCTATGCCTGCGCCAGCTCCTGTACCTACAGCAAGCAGTTATCTACCTGTTCAG AATACCAAAGACAATCCTCCTTGTAATACTCTTTTCATTGGAAATCTTGGTGAGAATATTAATGAAGAGGAGCTGAGGGTCCTCTTCGGCGC GCAACCTGGTTTCAAGCAGATGAAAATAATAAGACAGGAAAGGCACACTGTTTGTTTCATTGAATTTGAG GATGTGAATAGTGCTGCTCATGTGCACCACAGTTTTCAGGGAGCTGTAATACCAAGTTCTGGTTCTGTTGGCATGCGAATTCAATATCCTTAT AATCCATTTGGGAGAAGGAAGGATTCCATCAACCCAGGTGGTGGCCCTAGCGTGAATGGAGTGCAGCAGTCACTTACATACCAGTAG